The DNA segment TCCCGCAAACATGGCCTTGCTGCACAACACTCGTCACCATATCGTCAATTCTGCGCAGCAGATCTTTGGCATCACTGGCTGTTGTGTAACCCCAGTTGACTTTGCGCTCCTTGTCGTCGCCCATGATTTGTTCTTCGAGGCGTTTAGGTTTGTCGTCCTTGGAAGTGTTGCCAGacaatggctgctgctgatcagGTCTGTGGTTGGATGCAGCGATATTTATTCCACCGAATTCAGTGCACATGACTGGTGCGCCTGTCTCATGAACTGAGCCCGAATCCAAGATTCGTTGACCTTTGCCATAGATAGGTCCCAAGAACATCGACCTTCCACGACCAACGATCTCCCTCAGCGACGCGCAACGATCTCTCATGCCGTTTGCATCAGCGTAATCGTGAAAACTCGAAATATCAGTTTTGACATGTTCCCAGCCGCAATTGTCATTAATCGGGCGGGTATAATCATAGGCCTTGGTGTTGTAGTATAGACTGCGAATATGATCTCGTTGTCGAACGTTTCCGCCCAAATCAGGGTATCCCCAGCTTTCATTCACGGGTGTCCAGGTGATGAGAGATGGGTGGTTAATGTCTCGACGGACCATTTCCATCCATTCTTGATCGAAGCGGTGCATCATGTCTACGCTGAAATTGTAGCAGCTGGCCATTTCGCCCCAGACGAGGAAGCCGAGGCGGTCGGCCCAGTAGAAGAATCTGTATGAGCATTAGTCATGTTTCTGAGTGataggaggtggtggagaggaCTGACACAGGGTCTTCGACCTTTTGGTGTTTCCTGCAGCCGTTGAAGCCCATGGCTTTGCTAAGCTCGATGTCTCGCTTCAGAGCTTCTGATGAAGGTGGTGTCATGAGAGTCTCTGGCCAGTAACCTTGGTCCAGCAACAAAGACTGGAAGAGTGGCCGACCATTGAGTCGGAATGTACCATCGCCATTGTTCCAGCTCAAGGATCGCATTCCAGCCGTTGTTCTCACTTCATCGAGAAGTCTGCCACTCTGATCCAGCAGACGCAAGGTAATATCGTACAGCAAAGGACATTGTGGTGACCAGAGTGCCACGCCCCCACGCCAACAGCGGAAGTCTGTGAGAGGAGCTGCTCTGCTAAACTCCGGAGGCAGCTTCTGGAAGTGCTCATCTGACAACCTCATGTTCAGATGATCAAGTCGCACGAAGTCCTCATCCCGCGGGAGTTCTTTGCGGCCAACTCCGACAACCACGCCGCCAATGCTGCTCTCGACCTCAACTGATAAATTCTG comes from the Cercospora beticola chromosome 4, complete sequence genome and includes:
- a CDS encoding uncharacterized protein (CAZy:GH2), with the translated sequence MRKSLSKLVKEVKRPQSSSTYPAYTPPAPIVPPSIPPRPARMATVPTDYPRPDFVRSTLRWESLNGPWDFLYDDLDEGHLKSFATQGLPSHASAEGKPNAKRTIQVPFVFQAPASGIHEKGVHQVLWYERRIEDLRSAEEKSNGFRLLLRFGAVDYHAIVWLDGHSVGEHSGGHVQFDLDLTEAVAQSNASSHRLTVRVFDSAYDLTQPRGKQYWGPEPESIFYTPSSGIWQSVWLESVPPARIVDSSYGSILKSTRIDAGVLDARVCVSGRRVGQNLSVEVESSIGGVVVGVGRKELPRDEDFVRLDHLNMRLSDEHFQKLPPEFSRAAPLTDFRCWRGGVALWSPQCPLLYDITLRLLDQSGRLLDEVRTTAGMRSLSWNNGDGTFRLNGRPLFQSLLLDQGYWPETLMTPPSSEALKRDIELSKAMGFNGCRKHQKVEDPVFFYWADRLGFLVWGEMASCYNFSVDMMHRFDQEWMEMVRRDINHPSLITWTPVNESWGYPDLGGNVRQRDHIRSLYYNTKAYDYTRPINDNCGWEHVKTDISSFHDYADANGMRDRCASLREIVGRGRSMFLGPIYGKGQRILDSGSVHETGAPVMCTEFGGINIAASNHRPDQQQPLSGNTSKDDKPKRLEEQIMGDDKERKVNWGYTTASDAKDLLRRIDDMVTSVVQQGHVCGIVWTQFSDIEQEQNGLYTYDRREKFPAAEVKKVMEKAERRYHEKLAEL